A window of Flavobacterium flavigenum contains these coding sequences:
- a CDS encoding type II toxin-antitoxin system RelE/ParE family toxin, with the protein MYSYVLTKDAEDDLERIHDYGVAKFGMLQADKYYEMFFQCFDKIASNPFMFPNSDYLMKGYRYCVCGVDTIFYRIINDDMVEIVTIVGRQEY; encoded by the coding sequence ATGTATAGTTATGTTTTGACAAAAGATGCTGAAGATGATTTAGAGCGGATACATGACTACGGTGTTGCTAAATTTGGAATGCTTCAGGCGGATAAATATTATGAAATGTTTTTTCAATGTTTTGACAAAATTGCATCTAATCCTTTTATGTTTCCAAATTCGGATTATTTAATGAAAGGTTATCGTTACTGTGTTTGTGGTGTCGATACTATTTTTTACAGAATTATCAATGATGATATGGTTGAAATTGTAACAATTGTTGGAAGGCAAGAGTATTAA
- a CDS encoding ribbon-helix-helix domain-containing protein, whose amino-acid sequence MPRQSITLAKQNDEWLKNQVAEHEFTSKSEAINYLIKKARSQEEYYDFVRNKIEKAEKSGHSTLTKEELLAKIKSKYNNV is encoded by the coding sequence ATGCCAAGACAAAGTATCACTTTAGCCAAACAAAATGATGAATGGTTAAAAAATCAAGTCGCAGAACACGAATTTACGAGCAAAAGTGAAGCGATTAATTATCTCATTAAAAAAGCACGTTCGCAAGAGGAATACTATGATTTTGTGCGCAATAAGATTGAAAAAGCAGAAAAAAGCGGTCATAGTACTTTGACTAAAGAAGAGCTTTTAGCAAAGATAAAAAGCAAGTACAATAATGTATAG